One genomic segment of Mastomys coucha isolate ucsf_1 unplaced genomic scaffold, UCSF_Mcou_1 pScaffold22, whole genome shotgun sequence includes these proteins:
- the Coro1c gene encoding coronin-1C, producing the protein MRRVVRQSKFRHVFGQAVKNDQCYDDIRVSRVTWDSSFCAVNPRFVAIIVEASGGGAFLVLPLHKTGRIDKSYPTVCGHTGPVLDIDWCPHNDQVIASGSEDCTVMVWQIPENGLTLSLTEPVVILEGHSKRVGIVAWHPTARNVLLSAGCDNAIIIWNVGTGEALINLDDMHSDMIYNVSWSRNGSLICTASKDKKVRVIDPRKQEIVAEKEKAHEGARPMRAIFLADGNVFTTGFSRMSERQLALWNPKNMQEPIALHEMDTSNGVLLPFYDPDTSIIYLCGKGDSSIRYFEITDESPYVHYLNTFSSKEPQRGMGYMPKRGLDVNKCEIARFFKLHERKCEPIIMTVPRKSDLFQDDLYPDTAGPEAALEAEEWFEGKNADPILISLKHGYIPGKNRDLKVVKKNILDSKPAANKKSDLICAPKKTTDTASMQNEAKLDEILKEIKSIKDTICSQDERISKLEQQLAKMAV; encoded by the exons ATGCGGCGAGTAGTGCGGCAGAGCAAGTTCCGGCACGTCTTTGGACAGGCGGTGAAGAACGACCAGTGCTATGATGACATCCGTGTCTCCCGAGTCACCTGGGACAGTTCCTTTTGTGCCGTTAACCCCAGATTCGTGGCCATCATCGTAGAAGCGAGTGGGGGAGGGGCCTTCCTGGTGCTCCCTCTGCACAAG ACGGGGCGAATTGACAAATCCTACCCTACAGTGTGTGGCCACACAGGACCAGTGCTGGACATAGACTGGTGTCCACATAATGATCAGGTCATTGCCAGCGGCTCAGAGGACTGCACTGTTATG GTTTGGCAGATCCCGGAAAATGGACTGACCCTTTCCCTGACTGAACCTGTGGTGATTTTAGAAGGTCACTCAAAAAGAGTTGGCATCGTGGCCTGGCACCCAACCGCCCGCAATGTGCTTCTCAGTGCAG GCTGTGATAATGCCATTATCATCTGGAACGTGGGGACAGGAGAAGCCCTCATCAACTTGGATGATATGCATTCAGACATGATCTACAACGTGAGCTGGAGTCGCAACGGTAGTCTCATCTGCACAGCATCCAAAGACAAGAAAGTGAGGGTCATCGATCCCAGGAAACAGGAGATTGTGGCG gagaaggaaaaagcaCACGAAGGAGCCAGGCCTATGCGCGCTATCTTCCTGGCTGACGGCAATGTCTTCACTACTGGCTTTAGCCGCATGAGCGAGCGGCAGTTGGCACTCTGGAACCCA AAAAACATGCAGGAACCAATTGCTCTCCATGAAATGGACACTAGCAATGGGGTCCTGCTCCCCTTCTATGACCCAGACACCAGCATCATCTACTTATGTGGAAAG GGTGACAGCAGTATCCGCTATTTTGAAATCACGGATGAATCCCCGTATGTCCACTACCTCAACACATTCAGCAGCAAGGAGCCTCAGCGAGGGATGGGCTACATGCCCAAGCGGGGACTTGATGTCAACAAGTGTGAGATTGCCAG ATTCTTCAAGCTTCATGAGAGAAAGTGTGAGCCTATTATCATGACGGTCCCCAGGAAG TCTGACCTCTTCCAAGACGACCTGTACCCTGACACAGCGGGGCCAGAAGCTGCACTTGAGGCTGAGGAGTGGTTTGAGGGGAAGAACGCAGACCCTATCCTCATCTCCTTGAAGCACGGGTACATTCCTGGCAAGAACAGGGATCTCAAGGTGGTCAAGAAGAACATCCTGGACAGCAAGCCTGCGGCAAACAAGAAGAGTGATCTCATCTGCGCCCCCAAGAAGACCACAGACACAGCCAGCATG CAAAATGAAGCCAAGTTGGATGAGATTCTGAAAGAGATCAAATCCATAAAGGACACGATCTGCAGTCAAGACGAGCGCATTTCCAAGTTGGAGCAGCAGCTGGCGAAGATGGCTGTCTGA